Proteins from one Panicum virgatum strain AP13 chromosome 7K, P.virgatum_v5, whole genome shotgun sequence genomic window:
- the LOC120641769 gene encoding protein NARROW LEAF 1-like isoform X1 gives MRPSDDRAQLSGFAQSEESTLDVEGHCYHQQSFPCSPSMQPIASGCTHTENSAAYFLWPTSNLQHCAAEGRANYFGNLSKGLLPKSGKLPKGQQANSLLDLMTIRAFHSKILRCFSLGTAVGFRIRKGVLTDIPAILVFVARKVNKKWLNPTQCLPAIVEGPGGVWCDVDVVEFSYYGAPAQTPKEQMFTELVDRLCGSDECIGSGSQVASQDTFGTLGAIVKRRTGNKQIGFLTNRHVAVDLDYPNQKMYHPLPPNLGPGVYLGAVERATSFITDDVWYGIYAGTNPDMPCSNKLAETFVRADGAFIPFTHDFDIKTVTTTVRGVGDIGDVKVIDLQCPLNSLIGRQVCKIGRSSGHTTGTVMAYALEYNDEKGISFFTDLLVVGENCQTFDLEGDSGSLIILTGQDGEKPRPIGIIWGGTANRGRLKLTCDHGPENWTSGVDLGRLLDRLELDLIITNESLQDAVQQQRLAMVAAANSIVGESSTVAPPVPEEKVEDMFEPLGIKIEQLLRQDVPTTGTEGDDAAVTDVEEHQFISNFVGMSPVRQDQDAPRQIANLNNPSEEELAMSLHLGDREPKRLRTDTEADLDLEK, from the exons ATGAGGCCTTCAGATGACAGGGCGCAGCTCTCAGGCTTTGCACAATCAGAAGAATCAACACTTGATGTGGAGGGGCATTGCTACCACCAACAGTCATTCCCTTGTTCTCCATCAATGCAACCAATTGCTTCTGGGTGCACACACACAGAGAATAGCGCGGCATACTTCTTATGGCCGACATCAAACCTACAGCATTGTGCAGCTGAGGGGCGTGCAAACTACTTTGGCAACCTTTCAAAAGGACTCCTTCCCAAGTCTGGCAAGTTGCCAAAGGGCCAGCAAGCAAATAGCTTGCTTGACTTGATGACTATAAGAGCTTTCCATAGCAAGATATTACGATGTTTTAGCCTTGGGACCGCAGTGGGATTCCGCATCAGGAAAGGGGTTCTGACAGATATCCCTGctattcttgtctttgttgctcGCAAGGTTAACAAGAAATGGCTTAATCCGACCCAATGCCTTCCTGCAATCGTTGAG GGTCCAGGAGGTGTTTGGTGTGATGTTGATGTTGTTGAATTCTCGTACTATGGCGCACCAGCTCAAACTCCAAAAGAGCAAATGTTCACTGAGCTTGTTGATAGGTTGTGCGGTAGTGATGAATGTATCGGTTCAGGATCTCAG GTTGCAAGTCAGGACACTTTTGGAACTTTGGGTGCCATTGTAAAACGGCGAACTGGCAACAAGCAGATAGGTTTCCTAACCAACCGGCATGTTGCGGTTGACTTGGACTACCCAAACCAGAAGATGTATCACCCACTGCCGCCCAACCTTGGGCCTGGTGTTTATCTTGGAGCTGTCGAAAGGGCAACATCTTTCATCACAGATGATGTTTGGTATGGAATTTATGCTGGAACAAACCCAG ACATGCCATGTTCTAATAAACTTGCAGAGACATTTGTACGGGCTGACGGGGCATTCATCCCATTTACTCATGACTTTGACATCAAGACTGTCACAACTACAGTTAGGGGTGTTGGTGACATCGGGGATGTTAAGGTTATAGATCTGCAGTGCCCGCTTAATAGCCTCATAGGGAGGCAAGTATGCAAAATCGGCAGAAGTTCTGGTCACACAACTGGAACTGTGATGGCTTATGCCCTTGAATACAATGATGAGAAAGGAATAAGCTTCTTCACTGACCTCCTTGTTGTCGGTGAGAATTGCCAAACATTTGATTTGGAAGGTGATAGTGGGAGCCTTATTATCCTGACCGGCCAGGATGGTGAGAAGCCACGTCCTATTGGGATAATATGGGGTGGCACAGCAAACCGTGGGAGGCTAAAGCTTACATGTGACCATGGCCCTGAAAATTGGACCAGTGGAGTTGATCTTGGCCGCCTTCTGGACCGTCTTGAACTTGATCTTATCATAACCAATGAATCACTCCAAG ATGCCGTGCAGCAGCAAAGGCTTGCGATGGTGGCTGCAGCCAACTCTATCGTTGGGGAGTCTTCCACAGTAGCCCCTCCTGTCCCAGAAGAAAAGGTGGAGGATATGTTCGAGCCTCTGGGGATCAAAATTGAGCAGCTGCTTCGGCAAGACGTTCCGACCACTGGAACTGAAGGGGACGATGCAGCTGTGACCGACGTGGAGGAGCACCAGTTCATCTCAAACTTCGTCGGTATGTCCCCTGTGCGCCAAGACCAGGACGCTCCGAGGCAAATCGCCAACCTGAACAACCCATCAGAGGAAGAACTGGCCATGTCGCTGCACCTAGGTGACCGGGAGCCCAAGCGGCTGCGCACCGACACAGAAGCTGACCTTGACCTGGAGAAGTGA
- the LOC120641769 gene encoding protein NARROW LEAF 1-like isoform X2, which translates to MRPSDDRAQLSGFAQSEESTLDVEGHCYHQQSFPCSPSMQPIASGCTHTENSAAYFLWPTSNLQHCAAEGRANYFGNLSKGLLPKSGKLPKGQQANSLLDLMTIRAFHSKILRCFSLGTAVGFRIRKGVLTDIPAILVFVARKVNKKWLNPTQCLPAIVEGPGGVWCDVDVVEFSYYGAPAQTPKEQMFTELVDRLCGSDECIGSGSQVASQDTFGTLGAIVKRRTGNKQIGFLTNRHVAVDLDYPNQKMYHPLPPNLGPGVYLGAVERATSFITDDVWYGIYAGTNPETFVRADGAFIPFTHDFDIKTVTTTVRGVGDIGDVKVIDLQCPLNSLIGRQVCKIGRSSGHTTGTVMAYALEYNDEKGISFFTDLLVVGENCQTFDLEGDSGSLIILTGQDGEKPRPIGIIWGGTANRGRLKLTCDHGPENWTSGVDLGRLLDRLELDLIITNESLQDAVQQQRLAMVAAANSIVGESSTVAPPVPEEKVEDMFEPLGIKIEQLLRQDVPTTGTEGDDAAVTDVEEHQFISNFVGMSPVRQDQDAPRQIANLNNPSEEELAMSLHLGDREPKRLRTDTEADLDLEK; encoded by the exons ATGAGGCCTTCAGATGACAGGGCGCAGCTCTCAGGCTTTGCACAATCAGAAGAATCAACACTTGATGTGGAGGGGCATTGCTACCACCAACAGTCATTCCCTTGTTCTCCATCAATGCAACCAATTGCTTCTGGGTGCACACACACAGAGAATAGCGCGGCATACTTCTTATGGCCGACATCAAACCTACAGCATTGTGCAGCTGAGGGGCGTGCAAACTACTTTGGCAACCTTTCAAAAGGACTCCTTCCCAAGTCTGGCAAGTTGCCAAAGGGCCAGCAAGCAAATAGCTTGCTTGACTTGATGACTATAAGAGCTTTCCATAGCAAGATATTACGATGTTTTAGCCTTGGGACCGCAGTGGGATTCCGCATCAGGAAAGGGGTTCTGACAGATATCCCTGctattcttgtctttgttgctcGCAAGGTTAACAAGAAATGGCTTAATCCGACCCAATGCCTTCCTGCAATCGTTGAG GGTCCAGGAGGTGTTTGGTGTGATGTTGATGTTGTTGAATTCTCGTACTATGGCGCACCAGCTCAAACTCCAAAAGAGCAAATGTTCACTGAGCTTGTTGATAGGTTGTGCGGTAGTGATGAATGTATCGGTTCAGGATCTCAG GTTGCAAGTCAGGACACTTTTGGAACTTTGGGTGCCATTGTAAAACGGCGAACTGGCAACAAGCAGATAGGTTTCCTAACCAACCGGCATGTTGCGGTTGACTTGGACTACCCAAACCAGAAGATGTATCACCCACTGCCGCCCAACCTTGGGCCTGGTGTTTATCTTGGAGCTGTCGAAAGGGCAACATCTTTCATCACAGATGATGTTTGGTATGGAATTTATGCTGGAACAAACCCAG AGACATTTGTACGGGCTGACGGGGCATTCATCCCATTTACTCATGACTTTGACATCAAGACTGTCACAACTACAGTTAGGGGTGTTGGTGACATCGGGGATGTTAAGGTTATAGATCTGCAGTGCCCGCTTAATAGCCTCATAGGGAGGCAAGTATGCAAAATCGGCAGAAGTTCTGGTCACACAACTGGAACTGTGATGGCTTATGCCCTTGAATACAATGATGAGAAAGGAATAAGCTTCTTCACTGACCTCCTTGTTGTCGGTGAGAATTGCCAAACATTTGATTTGGAAGGTGATAGTGGGAGCCTTATTATCCTGACCGGCCAGGATGGTGAGAAGCCACGTCCTATTGGGATAATATGGGGTGGCACAGCAAACCGTGGGAGGCTAAAGCTTACATGTGACCATGGCCCTGAAAATTGGACCAGTGGAGTTGATCTTGGCCGCCTTCTGGACCGTCTTGAACTTGATCTTATCATAACCAATGAATCACTCCAAG ATGCCGTGCAGCAGCAAAGGCTTGCGATGGTGGCTGCAGCCAACTCTATCGTTGGGGAGTCTTCCACAGTAGCCCCTCCTGTCCCAGAAGAAAAGGTGGAGGATATGTTCGAGCCTCTGGGGATCAAAATTGAGCAGCTGCTTCGGCAAGACGTTCCGACCACTGGAACTGAAGGGGACGATGCAGCTGTGACCGACGTGGAGGAGCACCAGTTCATCTCAAACTTCGTCGGTATGTCCCCTGTGCGCCAAGACCAGGACGCTCCGAGGCAAATCGCCAACCTGAACAACCCATCAGAGGAAGAACTGGCCATGTCGCTGCACCTAGGTGACCGGGAGCCCAAGCGGCTGCGCACCGACACAGAAGCTGACCTTGACCTGGAGAAGTGA
- the LOC120641770 gene encoding lecithin-cholesterol acyltransferase-like 4, with the protein MTLLEELIRAIELWLRIVKEQVPLVDPTLDPVLLVPGIAGSILEAVDEAGNKERVWVRILAAEHEFREKLWSRFDASTGRTVSVNEKTRITVPEDRYGLYAIDTLDPDMIIGDETVYYYHDMIVEMIKWGYQEGKTLFGFGYDFRQSNRLSETLDRFSKKLESVYTASGGKKINLITHSMGGLIVKCFISLHSDVFEKYVKSWIAIAAPFQGAPGYITTSLLNGMSFVEGWESKFFISKWCMQQLLLECPSIYELLANPNFQWKDTPLLQIWRENLDNNGKKSALLESYEPAEAIKMIEKALSNNEIIADGMHISVPLNLDILKWAKETHDILSSAKLPESVKFYNIYGTDYDTPHTVCYGSEHHPVSNLSHLLYAQGKYVYVDGDGSVPVESAKADGLNAVARVGVAADHRGIVCSHHVFRIVQHWLHAGEPDPFYNPLNDYVILPTAYEIEKHHEKRGDLTSVSEDWEIISPSDGETMRPAELAPMVGTLTASREGKEGTLEEAQATIVVHPENKGRQHVEVRAVGVSHGG; encoded by the exons ATGACGCTACTTGAGGAGTTGATCCGGGCGATAGAGCTCTGGCTGCGGATTGTCAAGGAGCAGGTGCCCTTGGTCGATCCAacccttgacccggtgctaCTTGTTCCTGGTATTGCCGGCTCCATCCTTGAAGCTGTTGATGAGGCTGGGAACAAGGAGAGGGTGTGGGTGCGCATCCTTGCTGCGGAGCATGAGTTCCGGGAGAAGCTCTGGTCCAGATTTGATGCCTCCACTG GTAGAACTGTTTCTGTGAATGAGAAAACAAGAATTACCGTCCCCGAGGATAGATATGGTTTGTATGCCATTGACACATTAGACCCAGACATG ATCATAGGCGATGAGACTGTGTACTACTATCATGACATGATAGTGGAAATGATTAAATGGGGATATCAAGAAGGAAAAACTCTCTTTGGGTTTGGTTACGATTTCCGCCAAAGCAATAG GCTCTCAGAGACCCTTGACAGATTTTCCAAAAAGCTGGAGTCAGTTTACACAGCTTCTGGTGGGAAAAAGATAAATCTCATTACTCACTCAATGGGGGGATTAATCGTCAAATGTTTCATATCTCTGCACAGCGAT GTATTTGAAAAATATGTTAAGAGTTGGATTGCAATTGCTGCACCATTCCAAG GTGCCCCTGGGTACATAACTACTAGTCTGCTGAATGGAATGTCTTTCGTTGAAGGATGGGAATCAAAATTCTTTATTTCAAAGTGGTGTATGCAACAATTG CTACTTGAGTGCCCATCAATCTATGAGTTGTTGGCAAACCCAAACTTCCAGTGGAAAGACACTCCACTGCTACAGATTTGGAGAGAGAATTTGGATAACAATGGTAAGAAAAGTGCCCTGTTGGAGTCGTATGAGCCTGCGGAAGCAATAAAGATGATTGAAAAGGCTCTTTCCAACAATGAG ATCATTGCTGATGGGATGCATATTTCTGTGCCCCTTAATTTGGATATATTAAAGTGGGCAAAGGAAACTCATGATATTTTGTCCAGTGCAAAGCTTCCAGAATCAGTGAAGTTCTACAATATATACGGGACTGATTATGACACTCCACATACTGTCTG CTATGGTAGTGAACACCATCCGGTTTCAAATCTTAGTCACCTTTTATATGCTCAG GGAAAATATGTCTATGTTGATGGTGATGGATCTGTCCCAGTAGAATCAGCAAAG GCGGATGGGCTTAATGCAGTGGCAAGAGTTGGGGTTGCAGCTGACCACCGAGGAATCGTCTGCAGCCACCACGTATTCCGGATTGTCCAGCACTGGCTGCATGCTGGAGAACCTGATCCGTTCTACAATCCCCTGAACGACTATGTCATACTCCCAACAGCCTATGAGATCGAGAAGCATCATGAGAAACGTGGGGATCTCACATCAGTTTCAGAGGACTGGGAGATCATCTCCCCGAGCGACGGCGAAACCATGAGGCCAGCTGAGTTAGCTCCTATGGTCGGCACGTTAACTGCAAGTCGTGAGGGCAAGGAGGGCACACTGGAAGAGGCACAGGCGACCATCGTTGTTCACCCAGAGAACAAGGGGCGGCAGCATGTGGAAGTTAGGGCTGTTGGTGTCAGCCATGGTGGCTAG
- the LOC120641771 gene encoding cysteine-rich and transmembrane domain-containing protein WIH2-like, with product MSYQPSAYPPPGTAYPPPGQQAYPPPGQQAYPPPAYGAPPPVAGYPPPPPPPQESKGSNDGFLKGCLAAICCCCMLDMCF from the exons ATGAGCTACCAACCTTCAG CGTACCCGCCACCGGGCACGGCGTACCCTCCGCCGGGCCAGCAGGCGTATCCGCCGCCGGGCCAGCAGGCATACCCGCCTCCGGCGTACGGCGCGCCGCCTCCCGTGGCCGggtacccgccgccgcccccgccgccgcaggagtcCAAGGGCAGCAACGACGGCTTCTTGAAAGGATG TTTGGCggccatctgctgctgctgcatgctcGACATGTGCTTCTGA